The Amphiprion ocellaris isolate individual 3 ecotype Okinawa chromosome 6, ASM2253959v1, whole genome shotgun sequence genome contains a region encoding:
- the usp39 gene encoding U4/U6.U5 tri-snRNP-associated protein 2, whose protein sequence is MISLKREREDGFDDDDNEDGVAAKVVRGRVVEDRRSRHCPYLDTINRSVLDFDFEKLCSISLSHINVYACLICGKYFQGRGLKSHAYTHSVQFTHHVFLNLHTLKFYCLPDNYEIIDSSLEDITYVLKPTFTKQHIAGLDKQGKLYRAYDGTTYLPGIVGLNNIKANDYANVVLQAFSNVPPLRNYFLEEENYRGIRRPPGDIMFLLVQRFGELMRKLWNPRNFKAHVSPHEMLQAVVLCSKKNFQITKQGDAVDFMTWFLNALHGALGGTKKKPSIITKAFQGSMRIFSKKLPHPDLLPEEKEALLVTEEYQEQMSESTFLFLTLDLPTAPLYKDEKEQLIIPQVPLFNILGKFNGSTEKEYKTYKENFLKRFQLTKLPPYLVFCIKRFTKNNFFVEKNPTIVNFPITNVDLREYLTEEAQATEKNTTYDLVANVVHDGKPTEGAYRIHVLHHGTGKWYEMQDLQVTDILPQMITLSEAYIQIWKRQESDDTNNHTGV, encoded by the exons ATGATTTCATTGAAGCGAGAAAGAGAGGATGGTTTCGACGATGATGACAATGAAGACGGAG TGGCAGCTAAAGTAGTACGAGGACGTGTAGTAGAAGACCGGAGAAGCCGTCACTGCCCTTATCTTGACACCATAAACAG GAGTGTGCTAGACTTTGACTTCGAGAAGCTctgctccatctctctctcacacatcaACGTCTACGCCTGCCTTATATGTGGGAAATATTTTCAAG GCAGAGGTCTGAAGTCTCATGCATACACTCACAGTGTCCAGTTTACCCACCATGTGTTCCTCAATCTGCACACACTCAAGTTTTACTGTCTGCCAGATAACTATGAGATCATCGACTCGTCACTAGAGGACATCACG TATGTGTTGAAACCAACTTTCACCAAGCAGCACATTGCAGGACTGGacaagcagggtaaactgtacAGAGCCTACGATGGTACAACCTACCTGCCAGGCATTGTGGGGCTCAACAACATCAAAGCCAATGACTACGCCAATGTGGTCTTACAG GCTTTTTCCAATGTACCGCCTTTGCGAAATTACTTTCTGGAGGAGGAAAACTACAGAGGAATCCGCAGGCCACCGGGAGATATCATGTTTCTCTTGGTGCAGAGGTTTGGTGAGCTGATGCGCAAACTTTGGAATCCGAGGAACTTCAAGGCCCATGTGTCTCCCCATGAGATGCTCCAGGCTGTAGTCCTGTGCAGCAAGAAGAACTTCCAAATTACCAAGCAAG GTGATGCTGTGGACTTCATGACGTGGTTCCTGAATGCTCTGCATGGTGCTCTTGGAGGCACAAAGAAAAAGCCAT CAATCATTACAAAGGCATTTCAAGGCTCCATGCGGATTTTCTCCAAGAAACTTCCACACCCAGATTTA ctaccaGAGGAAAAAGAAGCGCTGCTTGTAACGGAGGAGTACCAGGAGCAGATGTCTGAATCCACCTTCCTGTTTCTGACCCTCGACCTTCCAACAGCTCCACTGTACAAAGATGAGAAGGAGCAGCTCATTATCCCACAGGTCCCTCTCTTCAACATCCTGGGCAAGTTCAATGGCAGCACAGAGAAG GAATACAAAACCTACAAAGAAAATTTCCTTAAAAGGTTCCAGTTGACCAAACTGCCTCCGTACCTCGTCTTTTGCATCAAAAGATTCACCAAGAACAACTTCTTCGTGGAAAAGAACCCCACAATTGTCAACTTCCCCATCAC GAATGTAGACCTTCGTGAGTACTTGACAGAAGAAGCTCAAGCAACAGAGAAGAACACAACTTACGACCTTGTTGCAAACGTAGTGCATGATGGGAAACCTACTGAGGGAGCTTACAGAATACATGTTCTGCATCAC GGGACTGGGAAATGGTACGAGATGCAGGACCTGCAGGTGACCGACATTCTCCCCCAGATGATCACACTGTCAGAGGCTTACATTCAG ATCTGGAAGAGACAAGAGAGTGatgacacaaacaaccacacggGGGTGTAA
- the sftpbb gene encoding surfactant protein Bb isoform X1, whose amino-acid sequence MFFVTRIICVSFPPPFRPTMAAAGFMLLVFTVSLWPGESRLIIEPLSFIKQESQTLDICTECSQIIQLSENMISSSDTKETVYETLHALCHRLAGDQASECDSQVKAYLPKILQQTPGHLKPGEICVVFGLCATRKEEELQKPTYHVTSEDGSSSALGTGTKTVGLFNPACTLCMLFIKKLEALLPQNMTEDTIIKVMGEVCYLLPKSYKDQCDDFVEKYGAQIVEFLLSSAAPYTVCSLLHLCLFEEKPAEVVLTSSEVLIPTDCDSCRTLAMLSRLHHGLNATEPQTSAFLQSVCINHPNAIPKCDAFIRIYGSQLLKVLGNQMETPHACERASLCTASKKLDSLGNNPCTWGPSYWCKDTETAQKCGNRVFCEKYIWMKNE is encoded by the exons ATGTTTTTTGTAACCAGAATCATCTGCGTCTCATTTCCTCCTCCGTTCCGTCCAACCATGGCAGCTGCAGGCTTCATGCTGCTGGTCTTCACGGTGTCTCTGTGGCCCG GAGAGTCCAGGTTGATTATTGAGCCTTTGTCATTCATCAAACAGGAATCTCAA ACGCTGGATATCTGCACAGAATGTAGTCAGATCATCCAGCTGTCTGAGAACATGATTTCCAGCAGTGACACTAAG GAGACCGTGTATGAAACGCTGCATGCTTTGTGCCATCGCCTCGCAGGAGATCAGGCATCCGAGTGTGATTCACAGGTGAAGGCTTATCTGCCAAAAATCCTGCAGCAAACTCCTGGTCACCTG aaacCTGGTGAGATCTGTGTGGTTTTTGGACTTTGTGCGACCCGCAAGGAGGAGGAACTGCAGAAACCTACGTACCATGTCACCAGTGAAGACGGATCCAGTTCTGCACTTGGAACAGGCACCAAAACTGTG GGGCTATTCAACCCAGCTTGCACTCTGTGTATGTTATTTATCAAGAAGCTGGAGGCTCTGTTGCCCCAAAATATGACTGAG GATACTATAATTAAGGTCATGGGAGAGGTCTGCTATCTTCTGCCCAAAAGCTACAAGGACcaatgtgatgattttgtggaaaaatatgGGGCACAGATTGTCGAATTCCTTCTGTCATCTGCAGCTCCTTACACCGTATGTAGTCTTTTACACCTCTGCTTGTTTGAAGAGAAGCCCGCTGAAG TTGTACTGACTTCCTCAGAGGTGTTGATCCCCACGGACTGCGACTCGTGCCGCACGCTGGCAATGCTAAGCCGACTGCACCACGGACTCAACGCCACTGAACCTCAGACTTCTGCTTTCCTGCAGTCTGTGTGCATCAATCACCCAAATGCCATCCCCAAG TGTGATGCTTTCATCAGAATCTATGGCTCACAGCTGCTGAAGGTGTTGGGAAACCAGATGGAGACTCCACATGCTTGTGAA AGAGCTTCTCTCTGTACTGCCTCCAAGAAGCTGGACTCGCTGGGAAACAATCCTTGTACTTGGGGACCAAGTTACTGGTGCAAAGACACTGAAACTGCTCAAAAGTGTGGT AATCGAGTCTTCTGTGAGAAATACATTTGGATGAAGAATGAATGA
- the sftpbb gene encoding surfactant protein Bb isoform X2 — translation MFFVTRIICVSFPPPFRPTMAAAGFMLLVFTVSLWPGESRLIIEPLSFIKQESQTLDICTECSQIIQLSENMISSSDTKETVYETLHALCHRLAGDQASECDSQVKAYLPKILQQTPGHLKPGEICVVFGLCATRKEEELQKPTYHVTSEDGSSSALGTGTKTVGLFNPACTLCMLFIKKLEALLPQNMTEDTIIKVMGEVCYLLPKSYKDQCDDFVEKYGAQIVEFLLSSAAPYTVCSLLHLCLFEEKPAEEVLIPTDCDSCRTLAMLSRLHHGLNATEPQTSAFLQSVCINHPNAIPKCDAFIRIYGSQLLKVLGNQMETPHACERASLCTASKKLDSLGNNPCTWGPSYWCKDTETAQKCGNRVFCEKYIWMKNE, via the exons ATGTTTTTTGTAACCAGAATCATCTGCGTCTCATTTCCTCCTCCGTTCCGTCCAACCATGGCAGCTGCAGGCTTCATGCTGCTGGTCTTCACGGTGTCTCTGTGGCCCG GAGAGTCCAGGTTGATTATTGAGCCTTTGTCATTCATCAAACAGGAATCTCAA ACGCTGGATATCTGCACAGAATGTAGTCAGATCATCCAGCTGTCTGAGAACATGATTTCCAGCAGTGACACTAAG GAGACCGTGTATGAAACGCTGCATGCTTTGTGCCATCGCCTCGCAGGAGATCAGGCATCCGAGTGTGATTCACAGGTGAAGGCTTATCTGCCAAAAATCCTGCAGCAAACTCCTGGTCACCTG aaacCTGGTGAGATCTGTGTGGTTTTTGGACTTTGTGCGACCCGCAAGGAGGAGGAACTGCAGAAACCTACGTACCATGTCACCAGTGAAGACGGATCCAGTTCTGCACTTGGAACAGGCACCAAAACTGTG GGGCTATTCAACCCAGCTTGCACTCTGTGTATGTTATTTATCAAGAAGCTGGAGGCTCTGTTGCCCCAAAATATGACTGAG GATACTATAATTAAGGTCATGGGAGAGGTCTGCTATCTTCTGCCCAAAAGCTACAAGGACcaatgtgatgattttgtggaaaaatatgGGGCACAGATTGTCGAATTCCTTCTGTCATCTGCAGCTCCTTACACCGTATGTAGTCTTTTACACCTCTGCTTGTTTGAAGAGAAGCCCGCTGAAG AGGTGTTGATCCCCACGGACTGCGACTCGTGCCGCACGCTGGCAATGCTAAGCCGACTGCACCACGGACTCAACGCCACTGAACCTCAGACTTCTGCTTTCCTGCAGTCTGTGTGCATCAATCACCCAAATGCCATCCCCAAG TGTGATGCTTTCATCAGAATCTATGGCTCACAGCTGCTGAAGGTGTTGGGAAACCAGATGGAGACTCCACATGCTTGTGAA AGAGCTTCTCTCTGTACTGCCTCCAAGAAGCTGGACTCGCTGGGAAACAATCCTTGTACTTGGGGACCAAGTTACTGGTGCAAAGACACTGAAACTGCTCAAAAGTGTGGT AATCGAGTCTTCTGTGAGAAATACATTTGGATGAAGAATGAATGA
- the c6h2orf68 gene encoding UPF0561 protein C2orf68 homolog, with amino-acid sequence MDILRDDGVHELKYKPGGRLDMSHGFLHHIRRNQIARDDYDKEVKQAKELQRRRHTTTPRRPRRPDIQVYHPRRRHGSEPGAGADAEEWNESGSSTETETHGTELFWLDYQADSGAITSFLVHKEDKPEKVAERVAEKNILDSAMRAVLVARIQKEIDKRREKR; translated from the exons ATGGATATTTTGAGAGACGACGGGGTGCATGAGCTGAAATACAAACCTGGGGGCCGTTTGGATATGAGCCACGGCTTCCTGCACCATATCCGGAGGAACCAGATTGCGAG AGATGACTATGACAAAGAAGTGAAGCAAGCCAAAGAGCTTCAGCGGCGGAGGCACACAACAACCCCAAGAAGACCCCGTCGGCCAGACATCCAAGTGTATCACCCTCGACGAAGAC ATGGTTCAGAGCCAGGGGCCGGTGCTGACGCTGAAGAGTGGAATGAGAGTGGGTCAAGCACAGAGACTGAGACCCACGGGACTGAACTCTTCTGGCTCGACTATCAGGCGGACTCTGGCGCCATCACATCCTTCCTTGTGCACAAG GAGGATAAGCCTGAGAAGGTAGCAGAACGTGTGGCAGAGAAGAACATTCTGGATTCAGCCATGAGGGCAGTCCTGGTGGCTCGAATTCAAAAGGAAATTGACAAAAGACGAGAGAAACGCTGA